One Actinomadura viridis genomic region harbors:
- a CDS encoding ABC transporter ATP-binding protein, with product MTAQGEELISVSGLSSGYGAVPVVRSVDLTVRTGEIFAVVGGNGAGKTTLLSTISGLLRPTSGSVRFAGTDITGWSPERIVAHGLVHVPEGRRLFTGLTVAEHLRLGLWNAPNRRKVERERTERVVDLFPVLGERMDAYAEVLSGGEQQMLAIGQALMREPRMMLLDEPSIGLAPVIIQRVFAVVDRLRAQNLTVILVEQRVGQALALADRGLVMRHGRVEATGTAAGLAEDPALRAAYLGKAAAGGRRNEE from the coding sequence ATGACGGCGCAGGGCGAGGAACTGATCAGCGTGTCCGGGCTGAGCTCCGGCTACGGGGCGGTGCCGGTGGTCCGGTCGGTCGACCTCACGGTCCGGACGGGCGAGATCTTCGCGGTGGTCGGCGGCAACGGGGCGGGGAAGACCACCCTGCTCAGCACCATCTCGGGGCTGCTGCGCCCCACGTCCGGGTCGGTGCGGTTCGCGGGCACCGACATCACCGGCTGGAGTCCCGAGCGGATCGTGGCGCACGGTCTGGTCCACGTTCCCGAGGGCAGGCGCCTGTTCACCGGGCTCACGGTGGCCGAGCATCTGCGGCTCGGGCTCTGGAACGCCCCGAACCGGCGGAAGGTCGAGCGGGAGCGGACGGAACGGGTCGTCGACCTGTTCCCCGTGCTGGGCGAGCGGATGGACGCCTACGCGGAGGTGCTGAGCGGCGGGGAGCAGCAGATGCTCGCCATCGGCCAGGCCTTGATGCGCGAGCCGCGGATGATGCTGCTGGACGAGCCGTCCATCGGCCTGGCGCCAGTGATCATCCAGCGGGTGTTCGCGGTGGTGGACCGGCTGCGCGCGCAGAACCTGACGGTGATCCTGGTCGAGCAGCGGGTCGGGCAGGCGCTGGCGCTCGCCGACCGGGGGCTCGTCATGCGGCACGGCCGGGTCGAGGCGACCGGGACCGCCGCCGGGCTGGCGGAGGATCCCGCCCTGCGGGCCGCCTACCTGGGCAAGGCGGCGGCCGGTGGGCGAAGGAACGAGGAGTGA
- a CDS encoding ABC transporter permease subunit, whose amino-acid sequence MRRTVPWLALLAAAAALPLVSGDPTITYLATTAAIYVVVGTGLNIMFGYTGQVSLGQGALVAVGAYATGILMADHGWTFWAAAPVAVVVTAGAGTLMALPAFRLSSWYIALVTLGAAMAVRSLLVEFEGLTGGWSGLVGIPRPSFGSRELGERDVLWMVLVVNVVLFVMVRNIVGSRLGRGMMAVRDAPEMARSVGVGPARMKLFAFACGGATAGMGGALLAVHHGLVTPDDFTLDFSILFLLVVIIGGAARLAGPVIGTLLFFALPELLTGLAEWRGLIYGAALLVLMVYAPQGIAGGWDKLRARRRKGRAPAATPATGAAEDTAEDVAEDAAEVGPPRGEPLGVELSGVRKSFGGVHALQGIDLTIEPGKVHAIVGPNGSGKTTLLNVISRLLRQDAGRVLLGAEDVSRATAERLARRGVARVFQTPRLLGASSLRDNVLLGAYARERAGGPATVLRLPRARRERAELVLEADRLLAGHGLARRAEEEAAALPHGEQRLLEVARALMARPRLLLMDEPAAGLTPRELEALGRLIRAIRDAGTTVVLVEHHIELVANVADVVTVLDRGRLVTSGAPEEALGDARVVELYLGAPA is encoded by the coding sequence GTGCGGCGCACGGTCCCCTGGCTCGCCCTCCTGGCGGCCGCCGCCGCGTTGCCGCTGGTGAGCGGCGACCCCACGATCACCTACCTCGCCACCACCGCCGCGATCTACGTGGTGGTGGGGACGGGGCTGAACATCATGTTCGGCTACACCGGCCAGGTCTCGCTCGGCCAGGGCGCGCTGGTCGCCGTCGGCGCCTACGCGACCGGCATCCTCATGGCCGACCACGGCTGGACGTTCTGGGCGGCCGCCCCCGTGGCGGTGGTGGTCACCGCGGGCGCCGGGACGCTGATGGCGCTTCCCGCGTTCCGGCTCTCGTCCTGGTACATCGCCCTGGTGACGCTCGGCGCGGCGATGGCGGTGCGCAGCCTGCTGGTCGAGTTCGAGGGGCTGACCGGGGGCTGGTCCGGGCTGGTCGGCATCCCGCGGCCGTCGTTCGGTTCGCGGGAGCTGGGGGAACGGGACGTCCTCTGGATGGTCCTCGTCGTGAACGTCGTACTGTTCGTCATGGTCCGTAACATCGTCGGCTCCCGCCTGGGGCGGGGCATGATGGCCGTCCGGGACGCGCCGGAGATGGCGCGGAGCGTCGGTGTGGGCCCCGCGCGCATGAAGTTGTTCGCGTTCGCCTGCGGCGGTGCCACCGCGGGCATGGGCGGGGCGCTGCTGGCCGTCCACCACGGCCTGGTCACCCCCGACGACTTCACACTCGACTTCTCGATCCTCTTCCTGCTGGTGGTCATCATCGGCGGCGCGGCCCGCCTGGCGGGCCCGGTCATCGGGACGCTGCTGTTCTTCGCGCTCCCGGAACTGCTGACCGGCCTGGCGGAGTGGCGCGGCCTCATCTACGGCGCGGCGCTGCTCGTCCTGATGGTGTACGCGCCGCAGGGCATCGCGGGGGGATGGGACAAACTGCGGGCACGCCGCCGGAAGGGCCGCGCCCCCGCCGCCACTCCCGCCACCGGCGCGGCCGAGGACACCGCCGAGGACGTCGCGGAGGACGCCGCCGAGGTGGGGCCGCCGCGCGGTGAACCGCTCGGCGTCGAACTGTCCGGCGTCCGCAAGTCCTTCGGCGGCGTGCACGCCCTGCAGGGGATCGACCTCACCATCGAGCCCGGCAAGGTGCACGCGATCGTCGGGCCGAACGGGTCGGGGAAGACCACCCTGCTCAATGTGATCAGCCGCCTGCTGCGGCAGGACGCGGGACGTGTCCTCCTCGGCGCCGAGGACGTCAGCCGGGCCACCGCCGAACGGCTCGCCCGGCGCGGTGTGGCGCGCGTCTTCCAGACGCCGCGGCTGCTCGGCGCGTCGAGCCTGCGGGACAACGTCCTGCTCGGCGCCTACGCGCGCGAACGGGCGGGTGGGCCGGCGACCGTCCTGCGGCTGCCGCGGGCCCGGCGTGAGCGGGCCGAACTGGTGCTGGAGGCCGACCGCCTCCTGGCCGGGCACGGCCTGGCCCGGCGGGCGGAGGAGGAGGCCGCCGCGCTGCCGCATGGCGAGCAGCGGCTGCTGGAGGTGGCGCGGGCACTGATGGCGCGGCCGCGCCTGCTGCTGATGGACGAGCCGGCGGCCGGGCTCACCCCGCGCGAGCTGGAGGCGCTGGGGCGCCTGATCCGCGCGATCCGCGACGCCGGCACCACCGTCGTCCTGGTGGAGCACCACATCGAACTCGTCGCGAACGTCGCCGACGTGGTGACCGTCCTGGACCGGGGCCGGCTGGTGACGTCGGGGGCGCCGGAGGAGGCCCTCGGTGACGCGCGGGTCGTCGAACTGTACTTGGGGGCACCAGCATGA
- a CDS encoding response regulator, with protein MSAPVRVLICDDQALIRTGFATIIGAQPDLEVVGECGDGRAAVDLARRLTPDIVVMDVRMPVLDGIEATRLLAGAGVAQPVKVLVVTTFNLDEYVYEALRAGASGFLLKDAPPAQLLHGIRTVATGAALLAPEVTRQLVGRYAARIRPAEENPGDVPLTPRELEVLRLIANGLSNGEIAATLVISPETVKTYVSRILTKLDLRDRVQAVVYAYRSGLVT; from the coding sequence GTGAGCGCGCCGGTCCGCGTCCTGATCTGTGACGACCAGGCGCTGATCCGCACCGGATTCGCGACGATCATCGGTGCGCAGCCCGATCTGGAGGTGGTGGGCGAGTGCGGGGACGGGCGCGCCGCGGTCGACCTGGCCCGCCGGCTGACCCCCGACATCGTGGTGATGGACGTGCGGATGCCGGTGCTCGACGGCATCGAGGCCACCCGCCTGCTGGCCGGCGCCGGGGTGGCGCAGCCGGTCAAGGTGCTCGTGGTGACGACGTTCAACCTGGACGAGTACGTGTACGAGGCGCTGCGCGCGGGGGCGAGCGGGTTCCTGCTCAAGGACGCCCCGCCGGCGCAGCTGCTGCACGGTATCCGCACCGTCGCGACCGGTGCCGCGCTGCTGGCGCCCGAGGTGACGCGGCAGCTCGTCGGCAGGTACGCCGCGCGGATCCGTCCCGCCGAGGAGAACCCCGGCGACGTTCCGCTGACCCCGCGCGAGCTGGAGGTACTGCGCCTCATCGCGAACGGCCTGTCCAACGGCGAGATCGCCGCGACGCTGGTGATCAGCCCGGAGACCGTCAAGACGTACGTGTCGCGCATCCTCACCAAGCTCGACCTGCGCGACCGCGTGCAGGCAGTGGTGTACGCCTACCGCAGTGGCCTGGTGACCTGA
- a CDS encoding ABC transporter substrate-binding protein has protein sequence MVTYRTDGMSRRGFLAGAASATTLGALGLGAAACGGSGGGGTKTARIGWVEPKTGRLAAAYKPIYVGARLALEDIKAAGGLLGQAVRVTEHDDKGSPASQPAVAQRLVRDEPTFVVGPTGSSQVLASVTALSRAKLIQSAWGGAELLGDGDRFPHHYQLVYNTRQQAEVAARFLHEVRGLRKIGIIVENSEFGTSIRDAVVRTLRDAYSAKPVAVEVFEVDASDMTPFVRNLERAGVDGLGLFTGQPQATVLILRAMAASDFHPVIVSHDLNYIDALGEFPRALLDGFFGTTYRGLTYTADEKPSAEVRKLVERINAHPDTAGLGYSAVTSPYYDYMMLMAKVVEDTRSLDPARLKAALDKVSGHPGIRAKVSFTAKRHSGIAGEDITIGTLMSAKEPESLGGVLRRRADGV, from the coding sequence TTGGTCACTTACCGGACGGACGGGATGTCCCGGCGCGGGTTCCTGGCGGGCGCCGCGTCCGCCACCACGCTCGGCGCGCTCGGCCTGGGCGCGGCGGCGTGCGGAGGCTCGGGAGGCGGCGGGACGAAGACCGCCCGGATCGGGTGGGTGGAGCCGAAGACGGGCCGGCTCGCCGCCGCCTACAAGCCGATCTACGTCGGTGCGAGGCTCGCCCTGGAGGACATCAAGGCGGCCGGCGGACTCCTCGGGCAGGCCGTGCGGGTCACGGAACACGACGACAAGGGGAGCCCGGCCAGCCAGCCCGCCGTGGCGCAGCGGCTGGTCCGGGACGAGCCCACCTTCGTGGTCGGGCCGACCGGGAGTTCACAGGTGCTTGCGTCGGTGACGGCGCTGTCCCGCGCGAAGCTGATCCAGTCCGCGTGGGGCGGCGCGGAACTGCTCGGGGACGGCGACCGCTTCCCCCACCACTACCAGCTCGTCTACAACACCAGGCAGCAGGCCGAAGTCGCGGCGCGCTTCCTCCACGAGGTCCGCGGGCTGCGCAAGATCGGCATCATCGTGGAGAACTCGGAGTTCGGCACCTCGATCAGGGACGCCGTCGTCCGGACGCTGCGGGACGCCTACTCCGCCAAGCCGGTCGCGGTCGAGGTGTTCGAGGTGGACGCCTCCGACATGACGCCGTTCGTCCGCAACCTGGAACGCGCCGGCGTGGACGGGCTGGGGCTGTTCACCGGCCAGCCGCAGGCGACCGTCCTGATCCTGCGGGCGATGGCGGCGAGCGACTTCCACCCCGTGATCGTTTCGCACGACCTCAACTACATCGACGCGCTCGGCGAGTTCCCCCGGGCGCTGCTCGACGGGTTCTTCGGCACCACCTACCGGGGGCTCACCTACACCGCCGACGAGAAGCCCTCCGCCGAGGTCCGGAAGCTGGTCGAGCGCATCAACGCGCATCCGGACACCGCCGGCCTCGGGTACTCGGCGGTGACCAGCCCCTACTACGACTACATGATGCTCATGGCCAAGGTGGTCGAGGACACCAGGAGCCTCGATCCGGCCAGGCTCAAGGCCGCCCTCGACAAGGTGAGCGGCCACCCGGGCATCCGAGCGAAGGTGTCGTTCACAGCGAAGAGGCACTCCGGCATCGCCGGTGAGGACATCACCATCGGCACCCTCATGTCGGCGAAGGAGCCGGAGAGCCTGGGCGGGGTCCTGCGGCGGCGCGCGGACGGGGTGTGA
- a CDS encoding branched-chain amino acid ABC transporter permease yields the protein MIADILVAGLVFGSLYGLVAMGFNVLHRPTNVVNFAQGELIMIGAMLMAVTPIGALPWGIAAVCAMAVVGIVTLAEERVAVTPVLRRSSHAAGWVITTLAFSLLIAEAAGRLWTDQPSTVAPPWPLSMDVNEVAGVRFSSYQVAVVAVAVAVVLLLGLLDRSRLGTALRAVAADRDGARLRGIDPTALTRRSFLLGGALAGLTGVLAAPLLLASVTMGLGLLIKGFAALAVGGIGDNRGVLVAGWVLGTVEAAGATYASPGSQPVVLFAAMLLILLIRPNGLRGLAVQRHV from the coding sequence ATGATCGCAGACATCCTGGTCGCCGGGCTGGTCTTCGGCAGCCTGTACGGCCTCGTCGCGATGGGCTTCAACGTGCTGCACCGGCCGACGAACGTGGTGAACTTCGCCCAGGGCGAGCTCATCATGATCGGTGCGATGCTGATGGCCGTCACCCCGATCGGCGCGCTCCCCTGGGGGATCGCCGCCGTCTGCGCCATGGCCGTCGTCGGGATCGTGACGCTGGCCGAGGAGCGGGTGGCCGTCACCCCGGTGCTGCGGAGGTCGTCCCACGCCGCCGGATGGGTGATCACCACGCTGGCCTTCTCGCTGCTGATCGCGGAGGCCGCCGGACGGCTCTGGACGGACCAGCCGAGCACCGTCGCGCCTCCGTGGCCGCTCTCCATGGACGTCAACGAGGTGGCGGGGGTCCGCTTCTCCAGCTACCAGGTGGCCGTGGTGGCCGTCGCCGTCGCCGTGGTGCTGCTGCTCGGTCTGCTGGATCGTTCCCGGCTCGGCACCGCGTTGCGCGCGGTGGCCGCCGACCGCGACGGCGCCCGGCTGCGCGGCATCGACCCGACGGCGCTGACCCGGCGTTCGTTCCTGCTCGGCGGTGCCCTGGCGGGGCTGACCGGAGTCCTGGCGGCGCCGCTGCTGCTGGCCTCGGTGACGATGGGCCTGGGCCTGCTGATCAAGGGCTTCGCGGCCCTGGCGGTCGGCGGGATCGGTGACAACCGCGGCGTACTGGTGGCGGGGTGGGTGCTCGGGACCGTCGAGGCCGCCGGCGCGACCTACGCCTCACCGGGCTCGCAGCCGGTCGTCCTTTTCGCGGCGATGCTGCTCATCCTGCTGATCCGGCCCAACGGCCTGCGCGGTCTGGCGGTGCAACGCCATGTCTGA
- a CDS encoding AMP-binding protein codes for MSGEWWGPAVPEAEECVVAELLVRRAAEHPDRVYAIFEDGTRWTYAETLAEAERVAAGLHGLGVRPGDMVVSWLPNGPDALRVWFGVNLLGGTLAPLNTAYRGGLLEHAIRLPGARVAVVHADLAGRLDEIDTGALERLVVLGEGGARPERRPERRAGEAGPEVLGPETLGAPAPGFRPEASPRPWDPYAVILTSGTTGPSKGVLCSYVQLAACARAAFGDRFGAADRYMVNLPLFHAGGTIGTYAALLLGGGISLVSAFDTESFWPAVRATGTTHVTLLGVMATFLGKRPPSPDDRAHPLRYVFMIPLIEDSAAFAERFGVEVAAMFNMTEVSIPIISEPDPGVPGTSGRLRPGVEARVVDEYDRVVPDGEVGELVLRTAQPWAMNSGYLGMPDATARAWRNGWFHTGDAFRTVDGEYFFVDRMGDTIRRRGENISSAEVETELLAHPSVREAAVVAVPSPYGEDDVLAVVAPVDGAAIDPAELLRFLIPRMAHFMVPRYVRVVGALPHTPTNKIEKHRLRSEGVTPDTADRERLGVTIRRDSIGGTSTTR; via the coding sequence ATGAGCGGTGAGTGGTGGGGCCCGGCGGTGCCCGAGGCCGAGGAGTGCGTGGTCGCGGAGTTGCTCGTCCGCCGCGCCGCGGAGCACCCGGACCGGGTGTACGCGATCTTCGAGGACGGGACGCGGTGGACGTACGCCGAGACCCTGGCCGAGGCCGAGCGGGTCGCCGCGGGGCTGCACGGTCTCGGTGTGCGGCCGGGCGACATGGTGGTCTCCTGGCTGCCGAACGGGCCGGACGCCCTGCGCGTCTGGTTCGGCGTCAACCTGCTCGGCGGCACGCTCGCCCCGCTCAACACCGCCTATCGCGGCGGGTTGCTCGAACACGCGATCCGGCTGCCGGGGGCGCGGGTGGCGGTCGTGCACGCCGATCTGGCGGGTCGCCTGGACGAGATCGACACCGGCGCGCTGGAACGGCTGGTGGTGCTCGGGGAGGGCGGCGCCCGGCCGGAGCGCCGGCCGGAGCGCCGCGCCGGGGAGGCGGGGCCGGAGGTGCTGGGGCCGGAGACGCTGGGCGCGCCGGCCCCGGGATTCCGGCCGGAGGCGTCGCCCCGGCCGTGGGACCCGTACGCGGTGATCCTGACGTCCGGGACGACCGGGCCGTCGAAGGGCGTCCTGTGCTCGTACGTCCAGCTCGCGGCGTGCGCGCGCGCCGCGTTCGGTGACCGCTTCGGAGCGGCCGACCGCTACATGGTGAACCTTCCGCTGTTCCACGCGGGCGGCACCATCGGCACCTACGCCGCACTGCTGCTCGGCGGCGGGATCAGTCTCGTGAGCGCGTTCGACACCGAGTCGTTCTGGCCGGCCGTCCGCGCTACGGGGACCACGCACGTCACGCTGCTCGGCGTGATGGCGACGTTCCTCGGCAAGCGTCCGCCGTCGCCGGACGACCGCGCTCACCCGCTGCGGTACGTCTTCATGATCCCGCTGATCGAGGACAGCGCGGCGTTCGCGGAGCGCTTCGGCGTCGAGGTGGCGGCCATGTTCAACATGACGGAGGTCTCGATCCCGATCATCTCCGAGCCCGACCCGGGCGTTCCGGGCACGTCCGGGCGGCTGCGGCCCGGCGTCGAGGCCCGGGTCGTCGACGAGTACGACCGGGTGGTCCCCGACGGGGAGGTCGGTGAGCTGGTGCTGCGCACCGCCCAGCCCTGGGCGATGAACTCCGGCTACCTCGGGATGCCCGACGCGACGGCGCGCGCCTGGCGCAACGGCTGGTTCCACACCGGGGACGCCTTCCGCACGGTGGACGGCGAGTACTTCTTCGTGGACCGGATGGGCGACACGATCCGGCGCCGCGGAGAGAACATCTCCTCGGCCGAGGTGGAGACCGAGCTGCTGGCGCATCCGTCGGTCCGGGAGGCTGCGGTGGTCGCCGTACCGAGCCCCTACGGCGAGGACGACGTCCTCGCCGTGGTCGCGCCCGTGGACGGCGCGGCCATCGACCCCGCCGAGCTGCTGCGTTTCCTGATCCCCCGCATGGCGCACTTCATGGTGCCCCGCTACGTGCGCGTGGTCGGCGCGCTGCCGCACACCCCGACGAACAAGATCGAGAAGCATCGGCTGCGCTCGGAGGGCGTCACACCGGACACGGCCGATCGCGAACGGCTGGGCGTGACGATCAGGCGTGACAGCATCGGCGGGACGTCCACCACCCGCTGA
- a CDS encoding sensor histidine kinase — MIDLRRAAGLWRRWDVTVRDLPLALFLAAGSLVPALHGYGTQVGDLPDRPFDAPAVAAIALESLPLAVRRRWPAVCLALVSAGFAVDQLRGYHSFAGTGLAIAMMSAGAHLERRRRLTMVVLPVVFAPLAFALDRPGSGEGAGGYVTFLASLMLVWGIGAWWRSTRIAEAERRHRVAEATRAAERTRIARELHDVVTHHVTAMVVQAEAARYLTATPDRLDATLGAVTDTGRRAIGDLRHLLDLLNPDHDTDSDPGTAGRAPSAGDLRALVEQTRRAGQPVEFTQEGDPAEPVGSAEFVAYRVVQEALTNALKYAHGSPTVVKVRYGEREISVEVGTDGPGSRTVSPGGSGRGLAGLRERVEALGGEFSAGARAGGGFVVRAGIPAGGPA; from the coding sequence GTGATCGATCTACGGCGGGCGGCCGGCCTGTGGCGGCGGTGGGACGTCACGGTCCGGGATCTCCCGCTCGCGCTGTTCCTGGCCGCGGGATCGCTGGTGCCGGCCTTGCACGGCTACGGGACCCAGGTCGGTGATCTCCCGGACCGCCCGTTCGACGCGCCGGCCGTGGCGGCGATCGCGCTGGAGAGCCTGCCGCTCGCGGTGCGCCGGAGGTGGCCGGCCGTCTGCCTGGCCCTGGTGTCGGCCGGTTTCGCCGTGGACCAGCTGCGCGGTTATCACTCGTTCGCGGGGACCGGGCTGGCGATCGCGATGATGAGTGCGGGCGCCCATCTGGAACGTCGCCGGCGCCTGACGATGGTCGTGCTGCCGGTGGTGTTCGCGCCGCTGGCGTTCGCGCTGGACCGGCCGGGCTCGGGTGAGGGCGCGGGCGGTTACGTGACGTTCCTTGCCTCGCTGATGCTGGTGTGGGGGATCGGGGCATGGTGGCGCTCGACCCGGATCGCCGAGGCCGAACGCCGCCACCGGGTGGCCGAGGCCACCCGCGCCGCCGAACGCACCCGCATCGCCCGTGAACTCCACGACGTCGTGACCCATCACGTGACGGCGATGGTGGTCCAGGCCGAGGCGGCACGCTACCTGACCGCCACGCCCGACCGCCTCGACGCGACGCTGGGGGCCGTCACCGACACTGGGCGGCGGGCCATCGGCGACCTGCGCCACTTGCTTGACCTGCTCAACCCCGACCACGACACCGACTCCGATCCCGGCACCGCGGGACGGGCGCCGTCGGCCGGTGACCTGCGCGCGCTCGTGGAGCAGACGCGGCGGGCCGGGCAGCCGGTGGAGTTCACCCAGGAGGGCGATCCGGCCGAGCCGGTCGGCAGCGCCGAGTTCGTGGCCTACCGGGTCGTGCAGGAGGCTCTGACGAACGCCCTCAAGTACGCCCACGGCAGCCCCACCGTGGTCAAGGTGCGCTACGGCGAGAGGGAGATCAGCGTGGAGGTCGGCACGGACGGTCCCGGTTCGCGGACCGTCTCTCCCGGCGGGAGCGGGCGGGGGCTCGCCGGGCTCCGTGAACGCGTGGAGGCCCTGGGCGGCGAGTTCAGCGCGGGCGCGCGGGCGGGCGGCGGCTTCGTCGTGCGGGCGGGCATCCCCGCGGGGGGCCCGGCGTGA